The genomic interval CTCTCCGTAAGCGCCCCGACAGTGGCGGGCTGGGGCGCGTTCGGACTTCTCTTCCTGAGCTGGGCCATGCGCGGCCGGTCTCGACGTCCGGAGACTCAGCCTTCCGACTGATCCGCGCTGGAATCGGCGGCGGCGCGAACGCGGCCCTCGGTCGCGATCGACCAACCCAGCCAGACGGCGAGCCCGGCGATCAGAACTGCACCGACGACTTCCACCGCCCAGACGAACGTGTATAGCGGGCTCACGTCACAACCGTACTGTCACCGGTTGTGCGTGTCCTGCGTCCACGTGAAACCGTTCCACCAGCGGAGCTGGCCGGGAACATTCGGGTCGGCGTACCACCCTGGAAGCGCAGCCATGGGCGTCTGGGCCGTCGTCGATCCCAGGTCTGCCGCTGAGGTGATCTGTGCGCCGCCTGGCGTCGTAAGGCCTGGGGGAGGAGAACCCTTCTTGTCCTTGGACAGCACTCTCACCAGCAGCCAGATGGCACCGATCGCCGCGACGAGGAAACCGAGCCCGGCGGCGAAGAACGGGGGCAGGGCTCCGGGGAAGACAGAAGTGACTGACGGACTCAAGATCATCTCCGCCGAGTCCCCAGCCACATCGACCTCGAACTCGCCAGCTTCAACTACTTCGAATGACAGGATCCCCACGTACTCCTTGTTGCCGATCGTGAGGGTCTGCGTGAACGCGCCGCATGAATCGCAGACCGTCCTGACAGGCCCAGCGGGCCCCGTGACCGTCACGTCCGACCAATCCACGCTCGATCGCGCGGACGACCCTGACGACCCCGACGACGAGTCGA from Candidatus Nanopelagicales bacterium carries:
- a CDS encoding DUF2510 domain-containing protein; its protein translation is MRRILGPLVLLLVGLIILVVSLVFGVSGAVGKISAMLEPSASWTAPGSASASLSPGTWSVYEYVGRASGFDSSSGSSGSSARSSVDWSDVTVTGPAGPVRTVCDSCGAFTQTLTIGNKEYVGILSFEVVEAGEFEVDVAGDSAEMILSPSVTSVFPGALPPFFAAGLGFLVAAIGAIWLLVRVLSKDKKGSPPPGLTTPGGAQITSAADLGSTTAQTPMAALPGWYADPNVPGQLRWWNGFTWTQDTHNR